The following coding sequences lie in one Dunckerocampus dactyliophorus isolate RoL2022-P2 chromosome 4, RoL_Ddac_1.1, whole genome shotgun sequence genomic window:
- the ddr2l gene encoding discoidin domain-containing receptor 2 isoform X1 yields MHFLLPLLLILHATAALAQIDPAHCRYALGMEDGRIKDDDITASSQWHETTGAQYARLNREDGDGAWCPEGQLEASDSQFLQVDLRRLTFLTVVATQGRYARNGIEFARAYSLNYSRDGVIWKSWRDRLGNMVMEGNKNAYEPIINDLHPPVVTRWVRLIPLTELSTVCMRAELYGCPWEDGLISYSAPEGQLMTAPGFPVVSLNDSTYDGAHERRRLFGGLGQLTDGVTGLDDFLVTRQYHVWPGYDYLGWRNDSLGGAGHVEMEFVFDRQRNFTSMKVHSNNMFARGVKIFSSVSCWFKTRLVADWEAEPAVFNTVLDDRNPSSRYVTVPLDRRAAMSLRCRFDFADMWMMFSEISFQSDSMLAVTPPSDSDGSTVTATPATNPSASDAPDDGKTPVLIGCLVTIILLLVIIIFLILWCQYVCKVLEKAPRRILGEEVRVRLSSCSDTIILQTPPVPPRSGHAPAGTFNSSVFPPPPGPAQTDPHYERVFLLDPQYQNPAALRNKLPELSQSAEASACGGGYAEPDITQCTPHQCFHSNAPHYAETDIVRLQGVTGSNMYAVPALTVDSLTRKDISASEFPRQQLIFREKLGEGQFGEVHLCEAEGLTEFLGEGSPLPDRDGRAVLVAVKQLRADATSQARNDFLKEIKIMSRLNDPNIIRLLCVCVTSDPLCMVTEYMENGDLNMFLSQREMESTLTHANNIPSVSLSDLLHMSVQISSGMKYLASLNFVHRDLATRNCLLDRRLTIKIADFGMSRNLYSSDYYRIQGRAVLPIRWMAWESILLGKFTTASDVWAFGVTLWEIFTLCKEQPYSLLTDEQVIANTGEFFRNQGRQVFLYAPPLCPPSLFELMMRCWRRDIPDRPTFEGLYQALRPHVNQ; encoded by the exons TTCTCCTCCCGCTGCTGCTGATCCTTCACGCCACAGCAGCCCTCGCACAGATTGATCCAG CACACTGTCGCTATGCCTTGGGCATGGAGGACGGGCGGATCAaggatgatgacatcacagcttCCAGCCAATGGCACGAGACCACAGGAGCCCAGTACGCCAG GTTGAACCGTGAGGACGGCGATGGCGCCTGGTGTCCCGAAGGCCAGCTGGAAGCTTCCGACTCTCAGTTCCTGCAG GTGGACCTGCGGCGTCTCACCTTCCTGACGGTGGTGGCCACTCAGGGTCGGTATGCCAGGAACGGCATCGAGTTCGCCCGTGCCTACAGCCTCAACTACAGCAGGGACGGCGTCATCTGGAAGTCGTGGAGGGACCGCCTGGGAAAcatg GTGATGGAGGGAAACAAGAACGCTTATGAGCCCATCATCAACGACCTCCACCCCCCCGTGGTGACACGCTGGGTGCGCCTCATCCCGCTGACGGAGCTGTCCACCGTTTGCATGAGGGCGGAGCTATACGGCTGCCCTTGGGAGG ATGGTCTGATCTCGTACAGCGCCCCTGAGGGTCAGCTGATGACAGCGCCGGGCTTTCCCGTTGTCAGCCTCAATGACTCCACCTACGACGGCGCCCACGAGAGGAGGCGG TTGTTTGGCGGCCTTGGCCAGCTGACGGACGGCGTGACGGGCCTCGATGACTTCCTGGTGACGCGTCAGTACCACGTGTGGCCCGGCTACGACTACCTGGGCTGGAGGAACGACTCGCTGGGAGGCGCGGGACACGTGGAGATGGAGTTTGTCTTTGACAGGCAGAGGAACTTCACCTCCATGAAG gttcacagCAACAACATGTTCGCGCGAGGCGTCAAGATATTCTCCTCTGTCTCCTGCTGGTTTAAGACCCGCCTCGTCGCCGACTGGGAGGCGGAGCCTGCGGTCTTCAACACGGTGCTGGACGACCGCAACCCGAGCTCCCGCTACGTCACCGTGCCGCTCGATCGCCGCGCCGCCATGTCCCTGCGATGCCGCTTTGACTTTGCTGACATGTGGATGATGTTCAGCGAGATCTCCTTCCAGTCGG ACTCCATGTTGGCGGTGACGCCGCCCTCAGACAGTGATGGCAGCACGGTGACAGCCACGCCAG CCACCAATCCGTCCGCCAGCGATGCCCCCGACGACGGCAAGACGcccgttctgattggctgcctCGTGACCATCATCCTGCTCCTGgtcatcatcatcttcctcaTCCTATGGTGTCAGTACGTGTGCAAGGTTCTGGAGAAG GCGCCACGCAGGATCCTCGGCGAGGAGGTGAGGGTCCGACTTTCGTCCTGCAGTGACACCATCATCCTGCAGACCCCCCCTGTGCCCCCCCGCTCTGGACACGCCCCTGCAG GAACGTTCAACAGCAGtgtgttccccccccccccaggcccCGCCCAAACGGACCCTCACTACGAGAGGGTGTTCCTGTTGGACCCTCAGTACCAGAACCCAGCAGCGCTGAGAAACAAACTACCAGAACTTTCCCAGAGTGCAGAAGCATCAG CGTGCGGGGGGGGCTACGCCGAGCCCGACATCACCCAGTGCACGCCGCACCAGTGTTTCCATAGCAACGCCCCCCACTACGCGGAGACGGACATCGTGCGGCTGCAGGGCGTGACGGGCAGCAACATGTACGCCGTGCCCGCCCTCACCGTGGACTCGCTCACCAGGAAGGACATCTCCGCCTCCGAGTTCCCACGCCAGCAGCTGATCTTCAGGGAGAAGCTGGGGGAGGGGCAGTTTGGGGAG GTGCACCTGTGTGAGGCCGAGGGGCTGACAGAGTTTCTGGGGGAGGGATCGCCCCTCCCGGACAGAGACGGGCGCGCCGTGCTGGTGGCGGTCAAGCAGCTGCGGGCGGACGCCACGAGCCAGGCCAG GAACGACTTCCTGAAGGAGATCAAGATCATGTCCCGCCTCAACGACCCCAACATCATCAGGCTGCTGTGCGTGTGCGTCACCTCCGACCCCCTGTGCATGGTGACCGAGTACATGGAGAACGGCGACCTCAACATGTTCCTGTCGCAGCGCGAGATGGAGAGCACGCTCACGCACGCCAACAACATCCCCTCCGTCAG CCTGTCGGACCTCCTCCACATGTCGGTGCAGATCTCGTCGGGGATGAAGTACCTGGCCTCGCTGAACTTTGTGCACAGAGACCTGGCCACCAGGAACTGCCTGCTGGACCGCCGCCTCACCATCAAAATCGCCGACTTCGGGATGAGCCGGAACCTCTACAGCAGCGACTACTACCGCATCCAAGGGCGCGCCGTGCTGCCCATCAGGTGGATGGCCTGGGAGAGCATCTTGCTG GGAAAGTTCACCACGGCCAGCGACGTCTGGGCCTTTGGGGTCACCTTGTGGGAGATCTTCACGCTGTGCAAGGAGCAGCCCTACAGCCTGCTGACTGACGAACAGGTCATAGCCAACACTGGCGAGTTCTTCAGGAAccagggcagacag GTTTTTCTGTATGCTCCTCCGCTgtgccccccctccctctttGAGCTGATGATGCGTTGCTGGAGGCGGGACATCCCTGACCGGCCCACGTTTGAGGGTCTGTACCAAGCCCTCAGGCCTCATGTCAACCAGTGA
- the ddr2l gene encoding discoidin domain-containing receptor 2 isoform X2: MHFLLPLLLILHATAALAQIDPAHCRYALGMEDGRIKDDDITASSQWHETTGAQYARLNREDGDGAWCPEGQLEASDSQFLQVDLRRLTFLTVVATQGRYARNGIEFARAYSLNYSRDGVIWKSWRDRLGNMVMEGNKNAYEPIINDLHPPVVTRWVRLIPLTELSTVCMRAELYGCPWEDGLISYSAPEGQLMTAPGFPVVSLNDSTYDGAHERRRLFGGLGQLTDGVTGLDDFLVTRQYHVWPGYDYLGWRNDSLGGAGHVEMEFVFDRQRNFTSMKVHSNNMFARGVKIFSSVSCWFKTRLVADWEAEPAVFNTVLDDRNPSSRYVTVPLDRRAAMSLRCRFDFADMWMMFSEISFQSDSMLAVTPPSDSDGSTVTATPATNPSASDAPDDGKTPVLIGCLVTIILLLVIIIFLILWCQYVCKVLEKAPRRILGEEVRVRLSSCSDTIILQTPPVPPRSGHAPAGPAQTDPHYERVFLLDPQYQNPAALRNKLPELSQSAEASACGGGYAEPDITQCTPHQCFHSNAPHYAETDIVRLQGVTGSNMYAVPALTVDSLTRKDISASEFPRQQLIFREKLGEGQFGEVHLCEAEGLTEFLGEGSPLPDRDGRAVLVAVKQLRADATSQARNDFLKEIKIMSRLNDPNIIRLLCVCVTSDPLCMVTEYMENGDLNMFLSQREMESTLTHANNIPSVSLSDLLHMSVQISSGMKYLASLNFVHRDLATRNCLLDRRLTIKIADFGMSRNLYSSDYYRIQGRAVLPIRWMAWESILLGKFTTASDVWAFGVTLWEIFTLCKEQPYSLLTDEQVIANTGEFFRNQGRQVFLYAPPLCPPSLFELMMRCWRRDIPDRPTFEGLYQALRPHVNQ; this comes from the exons TTCTCCTCCCGCTGCTGCTGATCCTTCACGCCACAGCAGCCCTCGCACAGATTGATCCAG CACACTGTCGCTATGCCTTGGGCATGGAGGACGGGCGGATCAaggatgatgacatcacagcttCCAGCCAATGGCACGAGACCACAGGAGCCCAGTACGCCAG GTTGAACCGTGAGGACGGCGATGGCGCCTGGTGTCCCGAAGGCCAGCTGGAAGCTTCCGACTCTCAGTTCCTGCAG GTGGACCTGCGGCGTCTCACCTTCCTGACGGTGGTGGCCACTCAGGGTCGGTATGCCAGGAACGGCATCGAGTTCGCCCGTGCCTACAGCCTCAACTACAGCAGGGACGGCGTCATCTGGAAGTCGTGGAGGGACCGCCTGGGAAAcatg GTGATGGAGGGAAACAAGAACGCTTATGAGCCCATCATCAACGACCTCCACCCCCCCGTGGTGACACGCTGGGTGCGCCTCATCCCGCTGACGGAGCTGTCCACCGTTTGCATGAGGGCGGAGCTATACGGCTGCCCTTGGGAGG ATGGTCTGATCTCGTACAGCGCCCCTGAGGGTCAGCTGATGACAGCGCCGGGCTTTCCCGTTGTCAGCCTCAATGACTCCACCTACGACGGCGCCCACGAGAGGAGGCGG TTGTTTGGCGGCCTTGGCCAGCTGACGGACGGCGTGACGGGCCTCGATGACTTCCTGGTGACGCGTCAGTACCACGTGTGGCCCGGCTACGACTACCTGGGCTGGAGGAACGACTCGCTGGGAGGCGCGGGACACGTGGAGATGGAGTTTGTCTTTGACAGGCAGAGGAACTTCACCTCCATGAAG gttcacagCAACAACATGTTCGCGCGAGGCGTCAAGATATTCTCCTCTGTCTCCTGCTGGTTTAAGACCCGCCTCGTCGCCGACTGGGAGGCGGAGCCTGCGGTCTTCAACACGGTGCTGGACGACCGCAACCCGAGCTCCCGCTACGTCACCGTGCCGCTCGATCGCCGCGCCGCCATGTCCCTGCGATGCCGCTTTGACTTTGCTGACATGTGGATGATGTTCAGCGAGATCTCCTTCCAGTCGG ACTCCATGTTGGCGGTGACGCCGCCCTCAGACAGTGATGGCAGCACGGTGACAGCCACGCCAG CCACCAATCCGTCCGCCAGCGATGCCCCCGACGACGGCAAGACGcccgttctgattggctgcctCGTGACCATCATCCTGCTCCTGgtcatcatcatcttcctcaTCCTATGGTGTCAGTACGTGTGCAAGGTTCTGGAGAAG GCGCCACGCAGGATCCTCGGCGAGGAGGTGAGGGTCCGACTTTCGTCCTGCAGTGACACCATCATCCTGCAGACCCCCCCTGTGCCCCCCCGCTCTGGACACGCCCCTGCAG gcccCGCCCAAACGGACCCTCACTACGAGAGGGTGTTCCTGTTGGACCCTCAGTACCAGAACCCAGCAGCGCTGAGAAACAAACTACCAGAACTTTCCCAGAGTGCAGAAGCATCAG CGTGCGGGGGGGGCTACGCCGAGCCCGACATCACCCAGTGCACGCCGCACCAGTGTTTCCATAGCAACGCCCCCCACTACGCGGAGACGGACATCGTGCGGCTGCAGGGCGTGACGGGCAGCAACATGTACGCCGTGCCCGCCCTCACCGTGGACTCGCTCACCAGGAAGGACATCTCCGCCTCCGAGTTCCCACGCCAGCAGCTGATCTTCAGGGAGAAGCTGGGGGAGGGGCAGTTTGGGGAG GTGCACCTGTGTGAGGCCGAGGGGCTGACAGAGTTTCTGGGGGAGGGATCGCCCCTCCCGGACAGAGACGGGCGCGCCGTGCTGGTGGCGGTCAAGCAGCTGCGGGCGGACGCCACGAGCCAGGCCAG GAACGACTTCCTGAAGGAGATCAAGATCATGTCCCGCCTCAACGACCCCAACATCATCAGGCTGCTGTGCGTGTGCGTCACCTCCGACCCCCTGTGCATGGTGACCGAGTACATGGAGAACGGCGACCTCAACATGTTCCTGTCGCAGCGCGAGATGGAGAGCACGCTCACGCACGCCAACAACATCCCCTCCGTCAG CCTGTCGGACCTCCTCCACATGTCGGTGCAGATCTCGTCGGGGATGAAGTACCTGGCCTCGCTGAACTTTGTGCACAGAGACCTGGCCACCAGGAACTGCCTGCTGGACCGCCGCCTCACCATCAAAATCGCCGACTTCGGGATGAGCCGGAACCTCTACAGCAGCGACTACTACCGCATCCAAGGGCGCGCCGTGCTGCCCATCAGGTGGATGGCCTGGGAGAGCATCTTGCTG GGAAAGTTCACCACGGCCAGCGACGTCTGGGCCTTTGGGGTCACCTTGTGGGAGATCTTCACGCTGTGCAAGGAGCAGCCCTACAGCCTGCTGACTGACGAACAGGTCATAGCCAACACTGGCGAGTTCTTCAGGAAccagggcagacag GTTTTTCTGTATGCTCCTCCGCTgtgccccccctccctctttGAGCTGATGATGCGTTGCTGGAGGCGGGACATCCCTGACCGGCCCACGTTTGAGGGTCTGTACCAAGCCCTCAGGCCTCATGTCAACCAGTGA